ATGTATCAAACTTTCACTTATTGCGTCTCGTATGTATCCAACCTCTTACAGTCTTATGACTTGTAAACCAGTGACATGTCAGCTATTTAGACTGCCACGTCATCAAAAGTGGTGTTTCGACTAGATGACTTCTTCATCATTTAAACCGTTATTTTCGTGAACAAGGCAGCAAAAAAGTTTCCACGTCATCGAGTCCGGTGCCATACTTCCATGTCACTGGTTCACAACTCAAGCCAGATACATACAATATAACTGGAAGTTCAATACACACAATAAACATTTGAATTTCGGCACGTACAACGGATTCTCGATTAAAGTTAGAAACGCTTCTtccttaatttatatatataatatatataataaatataaatatcaaacatgatattgactttttatatacatataattacattattatcaGAACTCATATATCTAACTAGGTCATCTAATTTATCTAACAATTATTAATcaataaaatcacatacactacatatatattatttaaagtttaaactgtATAATCAGATCACTGAtacaaaaatgatataaaatattattatatatatatggaacacTTACTTTCGAAGAGGAAAATGGAGTGATGGAGGTGAGAAGGACTTGAAAGGAGAGAGTTGAGTGATAGTGGAAAATGAATGATCGGGACCGGAAAGTTTGGCCGGAGAATCACGACGGATGTTGACAGCGGTTGAAGAGAATGTTGCGCCGGCGACGGTGGTAGCCATTATTGTCGAATGGTTTTTGATTTCCGGCAAATGGAAATGGAGTGACGTGGTGAAGTGATGgaaatgaataaatgttttaatttggaatatatttatagaaaggTGTTTGGTGGgtcatcatcatctttcatTCAAATGGGCCCCTTTCGACGTCATTAATCCACCTTTTTCTcaatagtttattttattttttttataaaaatgatttttttttgttaaacagCATTCAATTTTTATAATACGAGaatagtacccgcgcgttgcgtcGGAATTTTACAATTAATTTTGTGGATGAACACATTGGTTACAcaatgtgaaaaaaatatagattataagATTCTGTCGATTGTTTTAAAACCATATAGAAAgatcaatgttaattaaattataatcaaAGAACAATTTATTTTTGTGGATTTAATTTATTTGCAAGGGTAATTTCGGTAGTTAGGAATATGatgaataaaatataaagtaaatgtaAAGGATAGTATGAGAATGAAAAAGATACTTAATCTTAATTTCAATACCccttataagggtttatagataaaacaaaaactacTATTAAGAAACTAGTCGATACTAATGAATGTACATGGTTTGATTCAAAGCTAAAACAAGAACTTTACGTCGCTACATTAAAAATAACACGTAAAATAACGACGACTACtaaaagttaagaaaaactTGATGTTCTGATTAATTGAAACACGTGTTGCaccaacaaaacaaaatctCTCATGGACTAACTCGAACACACGTTGCATCATGCCACAAATACTAAGGCACTTAATCGATATTCGAAAAATATTATTTCGTCTGTAAATCCTCCTAATAATCATCTTAAAATCACTAAAATATGTAAAtctcatcttttgattttgataaatgtaATGATCTTATAGTTGAAAAGGTTTTCAGTATAATTATTTAGgaggatatatcatttttttttttaataattacttTGAGTTCAACACTATTGTTTGTTCATACACCCGTCTACAATTCAATATGAAACCCGATTATTATGGGTAGAATCTTTGTATCTAACTCATACCTATTTCCAATCCGTTTATAACTTTATGTCACCATCAACGTATTTCCAAATTtccaaaattttaacaaatataaatctCTTTTTCCTAACAACATATTCATATTAATTTTGACATCAAGCTCAATGATATTCGTTTCAACAAGATATCATGCTAGTAAATTTTAGATTTACCTCTTTCCTCATCGAATTTAAATatccttataaaatatataatcactACATCTAATAATCCATTAAAAGTTtagttgataatttttttacgaattctaaaaaataaaactttatggATACAACGGTACAATCAAGGTGTTACTATTGAAAATccacaatattttaatataaatcaaACTAGAAATGTAAACACTTAAGAATAAGATGgtatttaactaaaaaaaacatcaaGTCAAATTTGATAAGGATTGTGAATGGACTTGTCTTGACTCAACTTGTTTATGGAATTCGATCAAGATGGCTTTTCTCGATCCTTTGATGATTTCGGCGCAAAATTctcttatatatctttttaatttcgATTGCAATTTCGGTTAAAACAATATgtaatactccctccgtcccatattaaatttCCAATTTTGACTTAGTCAAGTTTTCTGTTtgtaactttgaccataaatatcttttattgtgttatataacagttgacgaaagttatatcaatgaaaattacattgaaaacttaatccatccatatattttatatgaagtgttatataatatagataaatattttCCGAGTCAAAGTTTAAAGCAGAAAACTTGACAAATCAAAATtgaacatttaatatgggacgggaGGAGTAGTAATATTTGAGGACCAATGAGGAAACCAACCAACAAAGGGTAATGGCCAACAATTGATTATCGAGAGAAAGATCCGTGGACGAACCTTGTGAAAGGACCGtggttattttttcttttttaggcAATTCATGTACATCATCAAAATGAATCAATAGTGACTAGCTAGTGAACCACCTTGGTAccttataaatattattttttttactaaaagttAGTTTATATGAAAATCATAAGTTTGGTTTACTCCCTTAGGTAAGTTAGTCTAATATAAGTTGGGTTTTGAAAAAGTCATGTCAACATTAACAAAAAGTATCATAGTGGCTCTTCTAACAACCAAGGGGTCTTTCTTAGCCCATCAAAGTTTGATTAATAAAAGGCAAGGATGCAGTCGGTACATTAACAAAAATCTTTACACCACTTGTTTTTGACCGTACACTATCAAATACGTTTTAGAGTATTATACAGTACAATACTATATAGCATGTTTGATGATATACGGTCAAAATCTAATGGTGTATAGATCATTTCCCTAACAAAAAGTATCATACGACTCAAGATGTCACTTATATCATATATGAAGCTTTTCAATATTGAcaacttattttaaaagtggCATCGTCAACTTCCATTTGTCTCTCAAGTCTCAATGAGGCCCATTACCTCTATTCTCTGGTCTCCAGATTTCTTTTTGGAATCTTGTTACATTATGAGTCGTAGCTCCTACAATGCATTATGAAACTATGTCTAGTTGGATAGCCTTAGgttaaaaattgatattttaatttgcgtatttaaaaaatgaattaatgCACATTCTGGCTAATTGTTTGTTGCTAAAATGATCGGTGACTAATAGCACTTCGGGTCAGGATCAAACCCCCAGAGCTATCTACTTACATAGAACTGATAGAAGGTACTATCATAACTGAAACATGTCTTAAGATAAGTAAATAACAAAGTATCCGACTCATAAAGTTTTTATCTTACTATATTCCAAAGTTATTGATTCTTATCAGTTATcaccaaaacaaacaaaaatgatGTTGTTTCATTTCATCACATCAATTACTTGCACCGCGTTATTACGGGGAACATTGTTATTGGTACGTTGTCATAATCAACTCTAATATAAtaatcaattaaaattaaaaatatacatgcGTACATTGGCACGAATATTTATGTCCCTTAATAACAAAACTGTTAGGTAAGATTTGACATTTTTAATCACTAAACTAGCATATAACAAAGTTGTATggattaaaaataattatatttataaactaaaccAATCGAATACCCATTAGTTGCTTTAAAAGTTCTTTAGTCCATCTCTATCGAGTACAATAATCAATCATCCATCTTCTTAAAGATATTAAGAAATCGCAAGCGatagtttaaatttaaatcacCCTTAACTACATACAAATCGAAGATTCAAAATTTACTTTTGAGTTATTTGTCGAAGCCAATCAGCCAGTAGTTCAAATAACAGTCATAATTTACTGAATCTTTCGTATTGTTAGTTGTTACTAATGTCAACAACCAAACATGAAGTAATGTTGACTTCGAACTATCTTTAACTGTACAATACCCAAAACAGCAAAAGCAGGGTTCAAGTTCGAAATAATTCGTGAATTGGTCAATACAAATATGAAATATCATTTGTTTTATTCCATACAACTATTATTTCTaataacaatttcatttcatagctaATAATATCTCAACACTACAATCATTCCACGCGCACCCATTTATAATTTCTAATTTCTAATTCTAAACCATTTTGTGAAGCAAGATAAGCCAAGACCGCCCATCATTGCCAACCACAAAGTGTTCAGTCCTGCTGCATTGCAAGAATGCATGCTTGAGCGCTTGTATTGTTATAGGAAAGTTCTGAATACTTAAACTCAGTCCAGGCACCTTACCTCCAAGAGTATGATTATTATCTTCATATATATAAGCTTATTGATCGATCCTCCAACGTTTTACGATAGTATTacacagaaaaaaaaaaggaggaatCATAGAGTAACCTTATAAAGTCCGTATAAAGTATATTAATAGATATTTGGAAAATATAATGTATCTACTCCCAACGATCCGGTCACAAAAGCACTCTTAGAGTACAGTTAAGTATACCACGATGGCCACCTGAACCATAATATATAACAGGATgaaaaagaaagcaaaaagAAACATGCTAAACAAACTGTAAATGTTTCCTACAAAAGAATAGAAACCCATGTCGAGAAGCGACAGTTGCACCAAAACACATGATAGGGATACATAGGAGTCATAGAGAGACTGAATATAGTTGGAATATAGTGACCCATTTGCAGCCAAATAGCACTCTGGTTAGATGGTATTGTGAATGGAAGCATGAGATAGTTATGGCCCtagaaaatcaaatatgaaatcCCAATATTAAGAGATAcaaagaatgaaagaaattcTAAATGCAATATACACACCTAGGAATAAAGCATACCTTCAAATGGCACATGAACATGTATGATGTATCAAGCCTCTTTTCTTGTGATCCTGATATTTTACCACGGGATTAGCAACCAGATGATCAACAGATACAAAAACATGCAGTTCAGATACCTACTTGGTGCATAGTGaaagtggcaaaatgggtggatcAGAACCGTTGTAACCCGTCAAAAAGGATAAAATTGGGTTAAAATAGGATGAGTTGGGTTGGGCTGGGTTCCAACACTAGTCCAAATAATGCTTTCTTGTGAACAATTAGCATGTCACTTATAATTAGAGAAGTTACATAATTtcattgataaaataatataatttcttGGTCTGAGGTTCAAAAGatcttatattttaattttttatgcattaaaaacacATTTCGGATGACTTTCAACTATTTGACCTGTTTTCTTTAGCTAACTTTCTATATTACCCATTTGATCCGGTAGAGATTAGACATCACCTAATATGACCCATTCACAAATAAATAGATGATATCACCATCTCTGGTGCTTTTGGAAGACATGAACTTATGTGCACCCCTCACACAAAGTGCATGTCTTCAAGGACCATTTGGCCGACTGTCAATCAAATTCTACTATGATAtcagttaataaaaaaaaatacagatgTTGCAAAATATTGCTTTGCTTTACCTAAAACAATAGATTCCGAGAGCAGTTGTTATTTCGTGAATAACTGATGTTGCAAAGTGTAGATACAGTGCACCTGAGAAGCAATTGAGCATTAGTCAAGCATCTTAATTACACttcaaaaacaagaaaatgCTGAAATCTCATAGATACAAATCAATGGTTTCCTGAAATGACGTAAATAGGCGAAGGGGGGTGGAGCTGGGGTGGTCGAACGGGTTGAAAATCGTCAAAATCTAATCCTAATGCATTCAGCCTCCTACATTGTTTTACCAATGTCATATTAGTAGTGTTATGATgttatttttgtaatcataagTTGATCATTTGCTAAAGTGAACAAAAAGCATTTGTAAGTCAACCAAAAcatgttttgacccgttacccgaACCAAGCCACCTCTGATACGAAACTAAAATCATACCCGTGTATAGACAGAAACCAAGAAGAACCCATTTCTCATCAACCAGAGGAATTCTGCCAAAAAATTCAATAACAAACATTACCCAATTGATGAAGAAATAATAGGTCATAACTTCATTTACATTGTTGCAAAAAAATTAGCAAATGATGAGAGAAGTGTGCTTTTATGTCAAAGACCACGTACCCATCATTTAACCAAGCAGTGAGTGAATTTGCAATCGCAAGAGGGAGATAGAACAAAGACTGggaaaacaaaaatgtcaatcatcattaaacaaaaatttcTTTCCTTATGAGAATTAGCAAGGCTCGTGACAaataatacattaatacataaaaatgtgGTAATTAAATGTTGAACCAAAAGATGTTAACTTACCATCGACATACTAGTTTTCAATCCCTTGGGCTCATCGCACAAGTGAGCCAATATCATCCTTCCCTGTATACAAAAGAAAGCCTTAATAACGCAGAATTTTATAAGCTTAACTTTTTGAAACACTTATTTATGCAGGTGAAAAAGCTTATATATAAATTCCAATTACAAATGTGAATGTTAAGCTTATTTACCTAACTTTGAGCAAAACTTTTCAATGGGGCTTGTAATAATAGTAGAAATTTACAAAAGAGTTCTTTCAAATAATACACATTTTTGTCGGATTTCCAAATATCCttttataataaacataaaacaaacaacTAGGCTCAAGGACCAAACTCAATATGATATAAACAGCACTAGTATAACTTTCAAAAGATACAAGGGTAAGCTAGGCTCAGGGACAAAACTCGATATGCAGAAACAAAACTAGTATAACTTTCAAGGGATATGGGTATAGCAAATTTAAAGAGGGTAATTTAGCGTGTTTGTCTTCGCCACATTTAACTTACTTATTTTTAAGGTTTGACCTTATTCATAGATAAGATCGATATAATCTCTACAATAACCAAGCTAAAATCAACTGATTATTGTAGTTTTAGGTGAGAGATGGACTAAAACTTAACATAGAAGAAtattaatgtaataataattatgACAAACATAGAAATTATTATGGCACTTAAAAATATTGGCCTGACCTTATATGAATTTGTTGAAGGGTATAGTATACGTAACGTCAGTAGCACAGGTAACACGTTTTCTATAAtcaacttaaacaaaaatgattttgtgtaaatttaggTAAGTTTAGAGTGGATTAATGAGTTCAATTGTCAGCAATACTTTAAAAACTTGTTCGAATCATCCAGTTGAACGGTTGGTCAGCCATTTCAAAAGGACCTGGTTTTTTAAGGGGACGATTGAACAGACCGGTTATTCCGACAAGACTCGAccggtttttgatttttttttaaaagctcaaattatattttctttataattatttGTATACTTTAATGTTACTTTGGGTTGTTtgagattgaaaaaaaaagttctaattTTTATCAACCTAGATTTTTAGCAAGctttttttatattaacatGTAATGACAAAACCAATGAAGTCAGTTAGTTTACAGACAGTATATAATTTCAAGAATCAACTATAACATAGAAGGGTAAAATTAAACTAGTCTTACCACAAGGAATCCAAATGCTTGCCCAATTCCCATAACTACCATATGAGGGTATTTTCCAATCAAATCATATGGAGACATATAATCCCTACAAAAGAAAGATATTTTACCTCACATTAGATATAAAAATGATCCTTCCATAccagaaaaaagaaaattttcacTTTCGAACATTGTTTCAAAGAAGtgttgaacaaaaaaaaaaagaaaagaaaaaacaccCACCCAAATAACCCCTCAATAGGAGAAAGCTAAGCAagctatacatacatatatatatatatatgaacatggAAAACGCAGATATAGGAAGCGATACATACCACAGCAAAACTACTGCCAATAGCACACCAAATGGAACAAGCTGGCATGGAAAAATTTAGAATGTCCCATAAGtctttttttaaatcattaaaataacCACACGGTCGACTAGGATATGTTATTTACCATAGCCAAGGCCTTTAGCATGCTTCCATGTCTCAAACGCACAATCTTGTAAACATTCTGAACGctgaaaacaagaaaaagtaaAAGCAAGTTCAGGACAAAATGTAACCATTGTCATCTCTAGAATGTTTACACAAAATCGATCTTGATAAATGGAAAGTATCTGACTATAAAGCTGGCGTAGACTGTCAGGTTAATTCACTTGTTTTTCTTTgtaaatcattattatttattgaaaCACTATGTACAGAGTTGCAATCAACTTTGCCAAGTAACATTAAGAAGCATTTCTGTTAATCATCATTCTTTgttttcttgttcttctttcttttgctaaaacttttgGTGATTCATACATAAATTAGGGAGTTTATGATCATACAGATACGCAATAAGGAAGAGCAGATTTTCAATAGGAAATAACAAAGATTACTTACTTAAAAGTGATTGTTGGTATAACAGCAAATAGTATCATGCAAAACAAAACTGCTCCATAAGTAGGGATTCCTGAATTCATTAACATGATGATTAAATTAAGAAACAAATTGATGATTCAAGTgccttatataaatatataaaatacatactCCACTGCCgaaattaattttaattgatGAATATTGGTTTTGACCAACAAAGGAATTTTGGTAAAGGTATCAAATTTAATGctagataataaaaatgcaagatAATGTTATTTTGTACAGGCTtatgaaactaaaaaaatttataaatgtgTGATTTTGGTAAAAAGACTTATAGTAAATCTAATTAATAAACATTTGGCTTGAAACTAAGAAACTATGGAATAAATTTATGTGATTGATTATTAGTTTAAGCTCTAGATAGATGAAATAAAATGCAAGAAAAAATCAGACATTCTAAAACATGTCAAAGGACAGCATAAATGAATATCAAGCCATATGATTATTGTAACTCTGTTATTCTGTTATCTTGCTTCTAGCATTGTGTGAGACAAATGAAGAGTGAGAGAGACTAGAAAGTGATAAACCAGAGCTGTACCATCTATAAACGGAACCCATCCCAGCAACGGAATAGACTTCCCAACATCTTGGGCCCACCACTCAGCACCTGGAATTGAAATAACCCGAATAAGAAATGTGTAATGATCATCTGAATGGAAAATAAATCTGAGTCTGATATAGGAATGAATACTAGATCATAGACAAGTAAAAGTTGCATACCAACTATAGCCGTAAAGAAGTGTGCAACATATATCAGCATGAGACCTTCTGTTGGTCCGTTTATGGCCGGTAGGATTAATGTGTTGGTAAAATAACTGTAACACGAAAGTATGAAACTAACATCAACATACCAAGTAACTGGTAGCCTAAAAAAATACACCAACTCAAATTTACGAAATTTTAGATGGAATATCTACAACAATATGGTACTTACTGCTCCCATGTTGCTCCATAGAACGGAACCGCTGAAATCACCCAGAACCAAAATGTGTATCTT
The Erigeron canadensis isolate Cc75 chromosome 2, C_canadensis_v1, whole genome shotgun sequence DNA segment above includes these coding regions:
- the LOC122586665 gene encoding choline/ethanolaminephosphotransferase 1-like isoform X3; amino-acid sequence: MGYIGVHGINALHRYKYSGVDHSYLAKYVLQPFWTKFVTFFPLWMPPNMITLMGFMFLLISASLGYIYSPQLDSPPPRWVHFAHGLLLFLYQTFDAVDGKQARRTNSSSPLGELFDHGCDALACALEALAFGSTAMCGRYTFWFWVISAVPFYGATWEHYFTNTLILPAINGPTEGLMLIYVAHFFTAIVGAEWWAQDVGKSIPLLGWVPFIDGIPTYGAVLFCMILFAVIPTITFNVQNVYKIVRLRHGSMLKALAMLVPFGVLLAVVLLWDYMSPYDLIGKYPHMVVMGIGQAFGFLVGRMILAHLCDEPKGLKTSMSMSLFYLPLAIANSLTAWLNDGIPLVDEKWVLLGFCLYTGG
- the LOC122586665 gene encoding choline/ethanolaminephosphotransferase 1-like isoform X1 — its product is MGYIGVHGINALHRYKYSGVDHSYLAKYVLQPFWTKFVTFFPLWMPPNMITLMGFMFLLISASLGYIYSPQLDSPPPRWVHFAHGLLLFLYQTFDAVDGKQARRTNSSSPLGELFDHGCDALACALEALAFGSTAMCGRYTFWFWVISAVPFYGATWEHYFTNTLILPAINGPTEGLMLIYVAHFFTAIVGAEWWAQDVGKSIPLLGWVPFIDGIPTYGAVLFCMILFAVIPTITFNVQNVYKIVRLRHGSMLKALAMLVPFGVLLAVVLLWDYMSPYDLIGKYPHMVVMGIGQAFGFLVGRMILAHLCDEPKGLKTSMSMSLFYLPLAIANSLTAWLNDGIPLVDEKWVLLGFCLYTGALYLHFATSVIHEITTALGIYCFRITRKEA
- the LOC122586665 gene encoding choline/ethanolaminephosphotransferase 1-like isoform X2; protein product: MSCNRSGPNLLLSFLFGCHFSFQITLMGFMFLLISASLGYIYSPQLDSPPPRWVHFAHGLLLFLYQTFDAVDGKQARRTNSSSPLGELFDHGCDALACALEALAFGSTAMCGRYTFWFWVISAVPFYGATWEHYFTNTLILPAINGPTEGLMLIYVAHFFTAIVGAEWWAQDVGKSIPLLGWVPFIDGIPTYGAVLFCMILFAVIPTITFNVQNVYKIVRLRHGSMLKALAMLVPFGVLLAVVLLWDYMSPYDLIGKYPHMVVMGIGQAFGFLVGRMILAHLCDEPKGLKTSMSMSLFYLPLAIANSLTAWLNDGIPLVDEKWVLLGFCLYTGALYLHFATSVIHEITTALGIYCFRITRKEA